The following are from one region of the Bactrocera oleae isolate idBacOlea1 chromosome 6, idBacOlea1, whole genome shotgun sequence genome:
- the LOC106627354 gene encoding uncharacterized protein has product MKFFVAIFFALLACAAADVSHLQSGYDYPAPLHEEVKSEPLAPQNTYVPPSEVSAPIAPAPVAPAPVAPAPVAPAPVAPAAVAPQDTYIPPAPPAPVAPAAPIQLDVRSEPIAPEPAAPEETYIPPAAEPVPEPSASLEADGYHYKTVRRVVYRHRV; this is encoded by the exons ATG AAATTCTTCGTCGCCATTTTCTTCGCCTTGTTGGCCTGCGCCGCGGCTGATGTCTCCCACTTACAAAGTGGCTATGATTATCCAGCTCCCTTGCATGAGGAGGTCAAGTCGGAACCGCTAGCACCACAAAATACTTACGTACCACCATCAGAAGTTTCGGCACCCATAGCTCCCGCACCTGTAGCTCCGGCACCTGTAGCTCCGGCCCCTGTAGCTCCGGCACCCGTAGCTCCTGCTGCGGTAGCACCGCAAGACACTTACATTCCCCCAGCACCGCCGGCACCTGTAGCTCCGGCAGCACCGATCCAATTGGATGTAAGATCGGAGCCAATTGCTCCTGAACCAGCAGCCCCAGAAGAAACTTACATTCCACCAGCAGCAGAACCAGTCCCAGAACCATCTGCTTCCCTCGAAGCTGATGGTTACCACTACAAGACAGTTCGCCGTGTCGTCTATAGACACCGCGTTTAA